From a single Intestinibaculum porci genomic region:
- a CDS encoding Cof-type HAD-IIB family hydrolase, whose translation MDYKLIATDLDETLLNDEHQVCAENMKWINKAVRERGVRIVAATGRGYNQILPELTQIGLNDQPDEYTISYNGAAITENKGFKMISWQGLDFDKMAEIFAFGVKHDVCIHIYANEELFVYHVNDDEYKRLTAQKLACTYFEEPSVDFLKGKRIAKILFENTNTDYLKSLAPLMKDMTEGCVEVSYSSNRYMEFNTLGVNKGTALAILANKLSIPIEQTIAIGDNYNDVAMLKAAGLAVAAGNGVDDVKALCDYTTQADNNEGVVAEAIRKFIYHEDI comes from the coding sequence ATGGACTATAAACTGATTGCGACAGATTTAGATGAAACATTATTAAATGATGAGCATCAGGTCTGCGCAGAAAATATGAAATGGATCAATAAAGCGGTGAGAGAACGTGGGGTGCGGATTGTGGCGGCGACTGGCCGCGGCTATAATCAGATCTTACCTGAACTCACGCAAATTGGCTTAAATGATCAGCCAGATGAGTATACGATTTCCTATAATGGTGCTGCCATCACTGAAAATAAAGGTTTTAAGATGATATCATGGCAAGGATTAGACTTTGATAAGATGGCTGAAATCTTTGCGTTTGGCGTCAAGCATGATGTCTGCATTCATATTTATGCCAATGAAGAACTCTTTGTCTATCATGTCAATGACGATGAATACAAGCGCTTAACCGCGCAGAAGCTAGCTTGCACCTATTTTGAAGAGCCGAGCGTTGATTTTTTAAAGGGCAAACGGATTGCGAAAATCCTTTTTGAAAATACCAATACTGATTATCTCAAAAGCTTAGCACCGCTGATGAAAGATATGACAGAAGGCTGTGTCGAAGTGAGCTATTCCTCAAATCGCTATATGGAATTCAATACTTTAGGGGTCAATAAAGGCACCGCTCTCGCCATTTTAGCAAATAAACTTTCCATTCCTATTGAACAAACGATCGCAATAGGCGATAATTATAACGACGTAGCGATGCTGAAAGCAGCGGGCTTAGCCGTTGCGGCCGGAAATGGTGTGGATGATGTCAAAGCGCTTTGTGATTACACCACCCAGGCCGACAATAACGAAGGAGTTGTCGCGGAAGCCATCCGCAAGTTTATTTATCATGAGGACATTTAG
- a CDS encoding uracil-DNA glycosylase — MRTFREIINTEAKEPYYQALHQFVEDEYATHTIFPPHKQIYHAFNFCDYEDIKVVILGQDPYHELHQANGLAFSVNKGVRIPPSLINIYKEAMSDVGIPQPHSGDLTPWARQGVLLLNTVLTVREGMANSHKGHGWEIFTDHIIEAMNEREKPVVFILWGRAARNKAPMIHERHLVIESAHPSPLSANRGFFGSRPFSRTNAFLREHGIAEIDWRID; from the coding sequence ATGAGGACATTTAGGGAGATTATTAATACCGAGGCGAAAGAGCCTTACTATCAGGCATTACATCAGTTTGTGGAGGATGAGTATGCCACGCATACGATATTTCCGCCACATAAACAGATTTATCATGCCTTCAATTTTTGTGACTACGAAGATATTAAAGTGGTCATTTTAGGACAGGATCCTTATCATGAATTACACCAGGCTAATGGTTTGGCCTTTAGTGTCAATAAAGGGGTGAGAATTCCGCCATCACTGATTAATATTTATAAAGAGGCAATGAGTGATGTTGGCATTCCCCAGCCGCATTCCGGCGATTTAACGCCATGGGCGCGGCAAGGGGTCTTACTGCTCAATACGGTCTTAACAGTCAGAGAAGGTATGGCCAATTCCCATAAAGGACATGGCTGGGAGATCTTTACCGATCATATCATCGAAGCGATGAATGAACGGGAAAAGCCGGTCGTCTTTATCTTATGGGGGCGTGCCGCCCGCAATAAGGCACCGATGATTCATGAACGTCACTTAGTGATTGAAAGTGCGCATCCTTCTCCTCTGAGTGCTAATCGCGGCTTCTTCGGTTCGCGTCCTTTTTCCCGGACCAATGCTTTTTTACGGGAACATGGCATCGCTGAAATTGACTGGAGGATCGACTAA
- a CDS encoding bifunctional folylpolyglutamate synthase/dihydrofolate synthase: protein MFENVQEAIAYIESKRNKRTVDEFRTTLRNLGINMKQPHMIHIAGTNGKGSTVNYLRAILNANGYSVGTFTSPYMVRHNDRIRIDNVPISDEDLLMYINKFYHTIEVDDMSMFEIDTMIMLAYFEDHDLDYRIIECGIGGKHDKTNVIDPEISAITNIGMDHAEQIGPTLYDIINEKMGIIKPHQLFITSEISGTILARLQEECDARDATMIVVPEYENTGFPFWFVYRDMAFTLKDQGYYQVTNARLALTIASKLITLDKEATIKAVEGAKWPGRFETLSYFGHKVVIDGAHNVPAIEELLKTLSYYKDERIGIIFSSIKEDQAKDCIALLTAAHYPVILTHFEDERAIDMEALVTRGTTYMPAFEDAIKQAVLQYEAVVVTGSLHFISQVRKMITEEK, encoded by the coding sequence ATGTTTGAAAACGTTCAAGAAGCTATTGCATATATCGAATCAAAACGAAACAAAAGAACAGTGGATGAATTTCGCACGACCTTACGGAATTTAGGGATCAATATGAAACAGCCCCACATGATTCATATTGCGGGGACCAATGGCAAAGGATCAACGGTCAATTACTTACGCGCTATTCTTAATGCCAATGGCTATAGTGTGGGGACGTTCACTTCCCCTTATATGGTGCGTCATAATGATCGTATCCGCATTGATAATGTCCCGATTTCTGATGAAGACTTACTGATGTATATCAATAAGTTCTATCATACGATTGAAGTCGATGACATGTCGATGTTTGAAATCGATACGATGATTATGCTGGCTTATTTTGAAGACCATGATCTTGATTATCGGATTATTGAATGCGGTATTGGCGGAAAGCACGATAAGACCAATGTCATTGATCCAGAAATTTCAGCCATTACGAATATCGGGATGGATCATGCCGAGCAGATTGGTCCGACACTGTATGATATTATCAATGAAAAAATGGGTATTATTAAACCGCATCAGCTGTTTATTACTTCGGAAATTTCAGGCACGATCTTAGCGCGCCTGCAGGAAGAATGTGATGCCCGCGATGCCACGATGATTGTCGTGCCGGAATATGAAAATACTGGTTTCCCATTCTGGTTTGTTTATCGGGATATGGCTTTCACGTTAAAAGATCAGGGCTATTATCAGGTGACCAATGCCCGCTTAGCGTTAACGATTGCCTCTAAGCTGATCACATTAGATAAAGAAGCGACGATCAAAGCGGTGGAAGGGGCAAAATGGCCAGGCCGTTTTGAAACCTTAAGTTACTTTGGTCATAAGGTCGTTATTGATGGCGCCCATAATGTGCCAGCCATTGAAGAATTACTGAAGACGTTAAGCTATTATAAAGACGAACGTATCGGCATTATCTTCTCATCCATTAAAGAAGATCAGGCGAAAGACTGCATCGCCTTATTAACCGCGGCCCATTATCCAGTTATCCTGACACATTTTGAAGATGAACGGGCGATTGATATGGAGGCTTTAGTCACGAGAGGCACTACCTACATGCCAGCTTTTGAAGATGCGATCAAACAGGCGGTCTTACAATATGAGGCAGTGGTTGTGACAGGCTCATTGCATTTTATTTCTCAAGTAAGAAAAATGATCACGGAAGAAAAATAA